TGTCTGGGCGATGCATACATTAATTCCATTCTTTCATAGGGTTTGCTGTTCCCACTGCCCTTTGCTGGAATATGTTTGAGTTCCTTTCTGCTTTAGCAACAGCAGAATCTGCCAGATGGCTTTCTGTTATGTTTAGATCAGGTGGGTTTTGAAGGCCTGCCTGCTCTGAAAGCAGCTCAGTCACTGTATTTagcatttccctttcttctggcttttcttGCCTGAGTTTCATTCACTCTTCACAAGCTTGAGCTGTAATTCTAGCAGGTTTTATAGACTCGGCGGGCTAACCTATTGCTAAATGCTAAACCCACAATGAACGTAGAGGTGCTGATGCTGACATGGAATCGATAATGACTGATTCTGCTGTGTGCCGAAGGCGAGTCCTTTCTTGGATACTCAGCTCGTGTAAATCAGTATACTCCACGTGACATTAGCGGCATTACAAAATCATTTATGCTGGCTGATTGCCTGTCATGTTTGGTTTCTGGAGAGATAAACAACCTGAGCGGGCATTAAAATTCCAATATGTTTGCTATCAACCGAGTGGACATCACGATACCCATGCTTCTCAATGTGAACTCCACTTTACCAAGAAAATTCTGCACAGAGCAGTTTCTgctgcagtaaatatttttcttcccctcatgAGCTGTTAAGCCAGCGTTTCTCTGTGCAGTACATGTGCAGGCTGTATATATGCCATGTCTTGATGCTGGACAATggaattggggaaaaaaaataaatcctgcacTTCACAGCTGGCTGAATGTCTGCTCTATTCAATTCCTAGTGCCAGAGCCTTTGTCAGCCATTCTATGCTGCTGGCATTAGACACCTGGCCAATATCATACTTAGTATTTGGCAATATTTTAGTCATACCTTAAAGTTTTCATCGATTAAAAAGTCGCAGCCAATGAGGTCAAAGTAGCCCAGTTTGCGATCCAGTTTGTGCTTGGCCGCCAGGAAGCACTGCAACATGATCTGCTGCAtccttttctgaaagacagGGAGCGGGGATAACTGATCAGTCAACGCCAAGGGCATGGGAGTGACTGCAAATCACTGCTGTCCTCCCGGTTTAGggacattttttcttcccctgcctctAGCAGCGCTCCTCTCTAGACTTGGAAGGCTGCTGTGTTTTAATACTCTATGCCCGTCCACTTTGAGTTGATGAAGTCCCCTCTTTAAATTGTTTCTCCAGAAACTGGTTCCTGTAGGGATGTCAGCCCTTGTCCCTTACTCAGAATGAGCTGTTTGTGCAATTTTTAGTGATGATCTTCAGCGATGCATCGCTAGACTCAGGCTGATGAGATGATGTCTCATGAACTCAGataatttctttgctgtgtttccTCTGTGAGACAGGAAGATGGTAAGAAATCAAGCCAGCTGAGTCTTTCATCTCTCCTCTATGAGAGATCTCAGGCCCTGATATGCTTTTCATGTGGCAAAATTGTGTCAAAAGTGAAGAGAGAGACCAAGCCAGACAGGGAAGAGACCACTGTAAGTGTAGTCCCTTTGCAGGCTAATAGGTCTCTCTGGTGTGTACCTTGGTTTTCAGCACAGGACCACAGCATTGGGTGAGGAATGTGAAGgacaaaattgcatttttatgccAGGATGTACATTCACACTCTCCTTAACAGCAGTTTACCCATTTTATTAACCACTAAAATTAAACTCTGTGTGTCttgatttctgtgtttatcATCTGCAGGCAAATGGTTACCATGGGACCATCAATATCTCCTTGCTCGGTGCATATGTTTCCTTAGGGACTCCACTGAATTGAAGGTTTTCCTCCCTACTCCAGTCACCCTAATTAGGCAGACTCTCACACCATACACTTGCTTGCACTCACAGTAAACACGGTGAAAACCCAGTCCTTGGGGAGGCCGTTGGTTTTCGTGAACTTCTCATTAACGTAGCTGTTGAAGTGCTCCATCCGCCAAACCGTCTCGTCTTTCAGCTGGCTGTACAGGGAGTTCTTCTTCTGCATGTACTGCGAGGCGGGGGACAGAGCAAGGGGAGGATTAGGTTTCTGGCAGACATCAAAGCACCCCAAGTTTTTCCAAGGATCTGGAGGTGGGAAGAACCCCAGGATCACGTTATTGACGTGGAGGGAAGACAGCCCCTCACCAGCAGATCTAAATCTGAGCAAGTGCACTGGGAGTCACTTATAGCACTGCCCCAGTGATGTGCCTGACACATGGACAGCACGGAGACAGCTATCCAAGCTCTCTGTcaaagcagtgttttctctgtgtgcatgtatgATGTATCTGGATCAGTGCTTGGCAGATGGGCAGAGGTGTTTTCAAATAATAGTCATGATATTCTTTGGACTAAGTCTGGTTCCAAACAATTCCTCTCTTCCACTGTCTCATTAACCCCTAAGTCAGCTGGAGTTTATCACTCCTGGGGTAGGAGGGGAACAAGGGCAGAATCAACTGTGACTCGAAGTCTGGCCTTTTaccagctgctcctgcaaatTTCGTTTCCCTCCTCCCAGCGGGAACCTAGGTAATTTATGTTCTGCTAATAAACACCTGTCCTTTGTTTAATATCGCTTGTGCCATGGGATCCTACCCAAGCACCTGAATTCCCGTGTGGATAGCTCTCTACCTGAGCAAACAAACTAttccaggaaaacaagcagcataCTGATAATAGCATATATTGCAGGAAGCAGCTATAATCTGCTGTCCTGAACTGTGCTCCTGCAGGAACTGTAATACTCCAACAAGAACTGAAGTGGGCTTCTCTCATAGCTCCCTAATGCACATTTTGCCCATTTTCAGAACACAGGGAGAGGGgctttaaaagctgttttctcccttacaattcttttcattctcttccaTCAAGGTCAGTCCTAACTACTGAAGTGGCtcatatgaaggaaaaaaaaactcaggtagttttaaataagaaaggtttttattttgtatgacAAGAGGTGGGATGGGAATATGAGCCAAAGCAGTCTTGGTGCATAAATCTCATTTGAGAAGCCAAGGTGGAGATTTAAGAATGATGGCTCTTGGAGAACACATCTGCATCTTACATCATTATGATTATCACATTTAAGCACAGCAAAATCCTTTAAGATTAGCAAAGTCCTTAGCCAAGACTAAGGCTCGTTTGTGCTAGGTAGCCACAAAGGCTTCTTCTCTACAGATAtatgagagaaaaatgtcagGAGGAAGATGTCCAGGGAAAGAAATTGTCAGCATAAGCAGAAAATTGGTCCATGGCAGAGAGTACTACTTCTGTTCAGCCTCCATTTCATGGGTGCACAGCTTTTGCATGCACGAGGCATATTTTCAGCctttcaaggcttttttttgcttcccttctctgtagtccctcctccccttcttctGAGCTAAATGCACGTGGTTTACCTGGTTGGTGAGATGAACGGTCAGATCGTCAGACATGGCGTCGTAATTGGTGCAGGTCAGGCGGACATAACCCTGggcaaaaaacaacacataggGTGCAGTGCAGGCAATGAGGAGGTAAGACCGGACATCGAACTTCTTCCCTtccaggagcagaggctggTGGATGTACCTGTGAGGGCATTGCAAGACATGTCACCAACAGGCAGCCGTAACGCATGGCAGTTCAAAGCTCACCCCAAACCCCACTGCCAGTTCATTTTACACCGCAGAACAAAGATGTTTGTTTATCCTTGTTTCAACATTCCTTAAGGTGAGTGGCAGCAGAGGGCGCTCAGAAGAGAGGCCAGAATTGCTAGGAATGGATTCTGGAGGAACAGAAGCCGTGCTGAGTCTCAGAAGGTAATTAAAGATTTACTAATATTTACTGGagaatacagaaattttgtCTGAACACAAAGAACCCTTCATGAAGCACCATTGCTTTTATTGCCAGTCTGATGTCATCTGggaattgtttccttttatcATCAAAGCTCGCTGGATGCCCACACAAATACCAAGAATATGCTGTTAAAACAATCAGTGCTAGCAAACAGTTTTCAAAGGTGCATGGAGTCTCGTTATTCACAGCCTAAGCCAGTTCCTTGCTATTAGAAATCAAGATGAGCACTGAGGTAGGGTAGCTTAAACTCGTCCCTAGTTTAAATAACTTCATGCAAGGCTTTTGTCATGTACAGAAATGTAGCACCTGGCCTTTTGAAGCCCTGTTTAAATTTCCAAAGGCAAACTCTTTCTGATGGCAAAGATCTGCCTTAAAATGACTGAAGTGCAGATGCAAGATGGACTAACCAGAGAAACAGCCTCTCTCCCACAAAATGAAATCCCCTATGTCGATGGGAAGATGTGgtataaatatattaaacacCTACGGAACAAAATAATGCACTGGGGCTAGTATGGCTTGATTAAGCACACTACTCACACGTGGATTCCCAGGCTTCGATCTCTACCTTTGCACTATTCTCGCCTGGGGAGCCCTGCACTGCACCCTCTTGCTGGGCAGGTCTCTCTCTGAGCTGTGGAGCTTGGCTTGAAGGATgttggcagcagcaggattttTAAGGAGGAAAATTCCTCGACCTTGGTTAGAGCAGCTTGGTTTGCAGATCCAAATCTGTTCTTCTAAAGAGAGAACGAGTCTGTTATAGTGACCTGTGGGGTGTGAAACACCGGTATGCCAGTTCGTGGGCTCTGAAAACTGCTCGCTTCAACGAGTGTATGtatctgcacacacacaaacatcaCTGATGGACATCAGTGGTTATTACTGTGGCTACATTAACGAACTTCTTAGAGGAACACATAGCTATTTAAACTGGTTGCTACCAAGATGAAGACAATTCACCTTTGCAAATCTcaaaaaaggcatttctctCATCTTTTAAGTCCAGGCGAAAAGATTCTGGGAAGAATTCTTCCATCTTCAGTAACCTATGGGAAAATCAAATACAAGTTGAAAACCCTATCCAACATGTTCATTCCTTGGTTACTTTCTGAAAGGATACTTGCAAGACACTtgaggcttttttccttctttgcagacaattttttttttttttcttgagctaCCTCATCCCATACACTttcaagaatatattttaaccTTAAGACATTCTCCATATgctcatttcttttgaaaactgagATGGCTGCAGGTAACCGTGGTAtagaattgccttttttttttttttttttgtatggatATGTCAAAAATAGAGGACCAGAGATAGCAATAAActgcttttatatttacagTGTCTCTGCTACAAGAGGTTGGTTCTTCCAGTAGGAGAATGCACCCAAAAGAGGGGAATTATTGTAACCACTATCTTTGGAGACCTGGCCTTTGTACAACTCCAGATATTTCAATCTTTAATGTAGGTACTTTGGAGGAGGGGAGATGGGAGGAGTaggggggagggtggggaggaTGATTTTCTGGacaataaggaaaataaaacaccataTACTTTGTGTCCTGTACTGTTATGCATCCAGAAGAAGCTGCTCCTTTGTTTATATGCTCTCACTTTTGCTTGGCATAAGTTTCTGCTCAAGGTTCAAGGAGGTGAGAGTTCTTACTTGGAATTAGAGCTCCTGCCGACCTTTTTCATCACACGCTCTTGCTCTCTCAGGCAGGATAAAAGCCCTATCTTACTGGTGAGGACTCTGTTGTTGGGAATCTGGTAGAGAAGCTGTTCACCTgtttgaggaaaaagaaaaaaaaaaaggttgttctCATTGTCCCATGCAGGAGAATGTGGAGGATGAAGCTGACCTGGTCGCTGCTGACTCTCACTACTGGTGGGAGAGGTGGCTGGGCCCTGGGATGTCAGGATGCACTGATGGGACCGAGGGTAGAGAGCAGCTCAAAAAGCTGAATGTCAGCACGGCAGAGCTGTTTGGCTTTTAGGGACTCTCCTCTCCCTAGAGATATCCAGGCCTGGGGTGTATGGGGTGACCCATCTTGAGCTTTGCTGCTCGTTCTACACACGCACCGTTCCTTTTCTCTGCTCACCTGGAAAAGGCCGTGTGGCTGCCCATTGACGTGGGGCACTCTCTGCATGCAGAGCTTTGCCCAGTGCAGGtgccagagcaggctgctcacTGCTccggtgctgcagggcagcctcaGCCCTACTGCTGCCTGCGGGCTCGAATCCACAGAGGGAGGGCCGCCTTTCAGAAGTGATTATGATGCTTTGTGTTTAATTCATTTCAATGGTATCTTTTCTCCCAAAGCTGCTCTCTTGTCTAAAATCCTTTCTTTAATCACCATGGCAATCCAGCTCCGATATCCCCGCCGAGGTCTGCCAACGAGTTGAGGTTACCTGGTTCTCCTACCCCGCAGGTGACCTCCTCCGCCCCGGGAGTCACAAGTCCAGCATTCTCAAGTTTTTCCCACTGCCCTCTCCCGCTCAAGACCCAGTGGCACCTCTACCTTCTTTGAAATGGTAATAGGTCTCTCGGCACTTGATCTCACACCATTTCAGTGCGTAATCCTGTCTTCTGTTGTCATAGATACGCTGCCAGCCTCTGCGCTGGCAATAGATGCTCACACTGcgtatggaaaacaaaatagcaaaGTAGCCTCCCTTCCAGTAACAAAGACTTACTTAGCTCCTGTCCCTTGAACTCCTTATAGTTTTCCCTGGGAGCCTGACCTAACACCCCCAGGAGCCCCTGGGTGGGGGATAAGGTGGGAAACATTAATTAGGATGGCTGCAAGTGGGCCTGTATGCTAAGGACATTGTGATTCTGCAGCACTAATGAGAACCTGCACCACTTCAGCAGGGTTATTTCAATTAGGATGCATGAGGTACCCGTGGCATAGGAATGATTTGCATTGCGGTCCAGTCTTAGTAAGGCACctctctgctgagcagcacaaGGAGAGATGACAAGTAGCAAtagaaaaagctgtttgtaGTCAAAGCTATGGAAATGCAGCAAGGAGCGTGCTGTTTACAGCAGCCATTCTGTGCTGCTTGCTGGTGACAACGTCTAGAGAAGAGTGTC
This window of the Cygnus olor isolate bCygOlo1 chromosome 21, bCygOlo1.pri.v2, whole genome shotgun sequence genome carries:
- the TTLL10 gene encoding LOW QUALITY PROTEIN: inactive polyglycylase TTLL10 (The sequence of the model RefSeq protein was modified relative to this genomic sequence to represent the inferred CDS: deleted 1 base in 1 codon), giving the protein MACLEAKCKFSQLKEGQGVKALQKHLETAKQRLVAEMASVPPKRQKNTSPAVQGRNQQRARALSAGRAISTTSELELDEAKPHENRIRVKACPQEIQPEEAIREVPKGPGPYFYISGSNGAGLVSIYCQRRGWQRIYDNRRQDYALKWCEIKCRETYYHFKEGEQLLYQIPNNRVLTSKIGLLSCLREQERVMKKVGRSSNSKLLKMEEFFPESFRLDLKDERNAFFEICKEEQIWICKPSCSNQGRGIFLLKNPAAANILQAKLHSSERDLPSKRVQCRAPQARIVQRYIHQPLLLEGKKFDVRSYLLIACTAPYVLFFAQGYVRLTCTNYDAMSDDLTVHLTNQYMQKKNSLYSQLKDETVWRMEHFNSYVNEKFTKTNGLPKDWVFTVFTKRMQQIMLQCFLAAKHKLDRKLGYFDLIGCDFLIDENFKVWLLEMNANPALHTDCKVLRDIIPAVVYESLDLVLEIFNKCLKGRSVLPLETRCHFVLLYNEDATDLGQKQLLKLRPGGLCMGRYLRPHTDSASYFGHSPTKEMDASPKNSVAPKEKLPCCLKRLANKPSPNLTRAALRPPWINMLSHYRARGF